AGCGCGATCCAGGCATAAGGAGATTTAACCGCATCCCCGAGTTCCTTGAACCCTATTGCCCCATTCGCTATCGGTATCAGTACGGAAATGGTGATGATCGTGACTCCCAAATTGATTCCTTTCGCCTCCAGATAGGGGAAAACCTTTGCGTCGAGACCAACCACCTTCATGAATAGCAGAAAACCTGCAGCCATGATCAGCGACGTATTCTTGCCGAACCAGCCGATTGCTGCAAGTAAAATTAAAAATGCGATAGGTCCGTTTACCATTATACCTTCGACTCCA
This genomic stretch from Peribacillus muralis harbors:
- a CDS encoding DUF441 domain-containing protein; translated protein: MVNGPIAFLILLAAIGWFGKNTSLIMAAGFLLFMKVVGLDAKVFPYLEAKGINLGVTIITISVLIPIANGAIGFKELGDAVKSPYAWIALASGIAVALIAKNGITLLSHDPHITTALVFGTILAVALFKGVAVGPLIGAGIAYLCMQIFNFFK